The following proteins are co-located in the Megalobrama amblycephala isolate DHTTF-2021 linkage group LG12, ASM1881202v1, whole genome shotgun sequence genome:
- the lg12h12orf43 gene encoding protein CUSTOS, with translation MSESSSEDENSARLKEAVWHFGPHDAKLNGKDAENNGRQSRRVDVSKHEHDGNELGTTPEFQSHVAKKLGAILDGCISEVFSETVDSEPGQSQNREEDNEEGFRLFSTSASGKWEEQSPPPPPKRRPISSSSDSDSEKEMRLREAAVSVSDILGPLAQTFTETTDRKSMANIESVKEDTVTKKTKKKKKRKTSEGSEEKHIQVSEKQSNGDTTGAQTTVVENLTKKKRRKRKEKRAKKPMMNE, from the exons ATGTCTGAAAGCAGCAGTGAAGATGAAAACTCGGCAAGACTGAAAGAAGCTGTCTGGCACTTTGGACCACATGATGCCAAGCTCAATGGAAAAG ATGCAGAAAACAACGGCAGACAAAGTCGTAG AGTCGATGTTTCAAAGCATGAACATGATGGGAATGAGCTCGGGACAACACCAGAGTTTCAATCCCATGTGGCAAAAAAGTTAGGAGCTATATTGGACGG GTGTATTTCAGAAGTGTTTTCTGAGACTGTTGACTCAGAACCTGGTCAGTCCCAAAACAGAGAAGAAGACAATGAAGAAG gtTTCCGTCTGTTCTCCACATCTGCCTCTGGAAAATGGGAGGAACAATCACCTCCTCCACCTCCTAAAAGAAGACCAATTTCCAGCTCTAG TGACAGTGACAGTGAGAAGGAGATGAGGCTCAGAGAAGCTGCTGTGTCTGTGTCAGACATCCTTGGCCCTTTAGCCCAAACCTTCACAGAGACGACAGACAGGAAAAGTATGGCAAACATAGAGTCTGTAAAAGAGGACACCGTCACAAAGAAGAccaagaaaaagaagaaaagaaaaacatcagagGGAAGTGAGGAGAAACATATTCAGGTGTCAGAGAAACAGTCTAATGGAGATACAACAGGAGCACAAACAACTGTGGTAGAGAatttgacaaagaaaaaaagaagaaaaagaaaagaaaaaagggcAAAAAAGCCgatgatgaatgaatga
- the LOC125280070 gene encoding uncharacterized protein LOC125280070 gives MSLNDPLDFKSQPEKGISESERTAKKHAKNKRQKSKRAASPTSSYLSMRTDWSIDPPTNFKDGETFPLHSRIKRKRETSPVTSYISLKSDNPMNVSEGNDYELRVRAASPTPTYLSLKTDWSIDPPTNFKTEETFPLDPRLLTDQHLRCPLCKSMLKDPVSIPCGHNYCSGCINAFWDNCVGEYACPHCSKASETRPLLNTNAALAEVVKNLKQAGFSPALPPQSYAGPEDVACDLCSERRLKSVKSCTTCGVSLCETHVRQHYTVPALQKHTLCDVTGDIKTRPSQQLQTSDNSFNSTASGQQHHIDKTQDIIKYPEICDAPEATTPVMDEPVPTAGTEPDPTMIPAAVRKETETETETETGIVLEPETETGIVPGPETENKSNQETAVATKFQTRLKRSAKTFRPKKKGKKENVKSLALICSTLQQEVSGLKEKLLKLETKNTKTEKYEDEEDYDYEKEEDDDEEDYDYGDEDKEEDDEEEEDEEYELDDYGDDNEDYSEKDFDAESDVEEVDDEDSFDDEDGYKDDYDWEKDDWKENEDEEDYDDDNNSEEDSDEDLYDDNYC, from the exons ATGAGTCTTAACGACCCTCTTGATTTTAAAAG CCAACCCGAGAAAGGAATATCAGAGTCTGAACGCACTGCCAAAAAACATGCCAAAAATAAAAG ACAGAAGTCAAAGAGAGCAGCTTCTCCTACATCGAGCTATCTGTCAATGAGGACAGACTGGTCAATAGATCCACCAACCAACTTCAAAGACGGAGAGACATTTCCATTGCACTCCAG GAttaagagaaaaagagagacttCACCAGTCACCAGTTATATTTCACTGAAAAGTGATAACCCAATGAATGTTTCAGAAGGCAACGATTACGAATTAAG AGTAAGAGCAGCTTCTCCTACACCCACCTATTTGTCTTTGAAGACAGACTGGTCAATAGATCCACCAACCAATTTCAAAACTGAAGAAACTTTCCCATTGGATCCAAG ACTGCTGACAGATCAACACTTAAGGTGTCCATTGTGCAAATCGATGTTGAAGGATCCAGTGTCCATCCCCTGTGGCCACAATTACTGCAGCGGTTGTATTAATGCATTCTGGGACAACTGTGTAGGAGAATATGCTTGTCCACACTGTAGTAAAGCATCAGAAACACGTCCACTGCTGAACACAAATGCAGCTTTGGCTGAGGTGGTTAAAAACCTGAAGCAGGCTGGCTTCAGTCCAGCCCTTCCACCACAATCCTATGCCGGACCAGAAGATGTGGCCTGTGATTTATGCTCTGAGCGCAGATTGAAATCGGTGAAGTCTTGCACGACCTGTGGCGTGTCCCTCTGTGAGACTCATGTCAGGCAACATTACACAGTACCAGCactacagaaacacacactgtGTGACGTGACTGGAGACATTAAGACGAGACCTTCGCAGCAGCTTCAGACCTCAGACAACAGCTTCAACAGCACTGCCAGCGGACAACAGCATCATATAGATAAAACTCAAGACATTATAAAG TATCCTGAGATCTGTGATGCCCCCGAAGCCACCACCCCAGTGATGGACGAGCCTGTGCCCACCGCAGGCACGGAGCCTGACCCCACCATGATACCAGCTGCAGTGAGGAAAGAGACTGAGACTGAGACTGAGACTGAGACCGGGATTGTCCTGGAGCCTGAGACTGAGACGGGGATTGTCCCAGGGCCCGAAACTGAAAATAAGTCTAACCAG gAGACGGCAGTCGCCACCAAGTTTCAGACACGTCTAAAAAGATCTGCAAAAACCTTCAGAcctaaaaaaaaaggaaaaaaagaaaatgttaaaaGTCTTGCGCTTATTTGCTCCACACTACAGCAAGAGGTTTCAGGGCTTAAAGAAAAACTCTTAAAGTTAGAGACGAAGAATACAAAGACAGAAAAATATGAAGATGAAGAGGATTATGACTATGAAAAGgaagaagatgatgatgaggaggatTATGACTATGGAGATGAAGATAAAGAAGAagatgatgaggaggaggaagatgaAGAATATGAGCTGGACGATTATGGTGATGATAATGAGGACTATAGTGAGAAAGATTTTGATGCAGAGAGTGATGTAGAAGAGGTGGATGATGAAGATAGTTTTGATGATGAGGATGGATACAAAGATGATTATGATTGGGAGAAAGATGATTGGAAAGAGAATGAAGATGAGGAAGACTATGATGATGACAACAATTCTGAGGAAGATAGCGATGAGGATTTGTATGATGATAATTACTGTTAA